From the genome of Candidatus Baltobacteraceae bacterium, one region includes:
- a CDS encoding GNAT family N-acetyltransferase — protein MFGLAFADEHGPRFNGPARPAAFIDVWRFIHDVEPAGFLAARDDGRVVGYAIFVRSIKAIQRKAVLSGTAFVWAVRALTGRYDLRLGAMWRIVRNKALFITSGQKYRSQGDAQLLNVAVHPDARGRGIATALVEEGLRAMGAAGVSEVRLEVRPSNASARRVYERTGWREVGRTRDIEGEWMVMVANPPLSKGHNNGL, from the coding sequence ATCTTTGGGCTTGCTTTTGCGGACGAGCACGGACCCCGCTTTAACGGACCGGCTCGTCCCGCTGCTTTTATCGACGTTTGGAGATTCATTCACGACGTCGAACCCGCGGGGTTTCTCGCGGCGCGCGACGACGGGAGAGTCGTTGGCTATGCAATCTTTGTGCGTAGTATAAAAGCAATCCAGCGCAAGGCCGTGCTCTCGGGCACGGCCTTCGTCTGGGCCGTCCGCGCCCTGACGGGACGATACGATCTGCGGTTGGGCGCGATGTGGCGAATCGTGCGCAACAAAGCGCTCTTCATCACGAGCGGCCAGAAGTATCGTTCGCAGGGTGACGCGCAGCTACTTAACGTCGCCGTTCATCCCGATGCCCGGGGCCGGGGCATCGCAACGGCGCTTGTGGAGGAAGGCCTGCGCGCGATGGGCGCTGCCGGCGTTTCCGAGGTTCGACTCGAGGTGCGGCCGAGCAACGCGAGCGCCCGTCGAGTCTACGAACGCACGGGATGGCGCGAAGTGGGCCGAACGCGCGACATCGAAGGGGAATGGATGGTAATGGTAGCAAACCCGCCCTTGTCGAAGGGACACAATAACGGGCTGTAG
- the hslO gene encoding Hsp33 family molecular chaperone HslO: MPDLIIAASAPEAGFAVVAGITTELVRESQVRHALAPTAAAAVGRITTGAALLGASLKGSERVSLQISGDGPIRAVIGDAWMLGDGAIGARGYAKVPEADMPLNDRGKFDVAGAIGSGSLQVTKSYEVGQPYVGVVPLYSGEIAEDIASYLVDSEQIPSVVALGVLANPSGVIAAGGLIAQVLPGADEKAIAALERRALAMPPITTMIAEGADAHALLHALAGDAVLRSHRSLAVRFACRCNRDKVETALLGLGVTELRRMLEERKETQATCEFCKKLYVFTSEEVNDLITRLETA; encoded by the coding sequence ATGCCCGATCTCATCATTGCCGCGTCGGCGCCGGAAGCCGGTTTTGCCGTCGTTGCCGGAATCACCACCGAACTCGTACGCGAATCGCAAGTCCGCCACGCGCTGGCGCCGACGGCGGCCGCGGCCGTCGGACGCATCACGACGGGGGCCGCGCTCCTGGGCGCGAGCCTTAAAGGCAGCGAACGCGTTTCGCTGCAGATCTCGGGCGACGGACCGATCCGCGCCGTGATCGGCGACGCATGGATGCTCGGCGACGGCGCGATCGGCGCGCGCGGATACGCGAAGGTGCCCGAAGCGGACATGCCGCTCAACGATCGCGGAAAATTCGACGTTGCCGGCGCGATCGGCAGCGGATCGCTGCAAGTAACCAAATCTTACGAAGTGGGGCAACCGTACGTCGGCGTCGTGCCGCTCTATTCCGGCGAGATCGCCGAAGACATCGCGTCGTATCTCGTAGATTCCGAACAAATTCCGAGCGTCGTGGCGCTCGGCGTGCTGGCGAATCCGAGCGGCGTTATCGCCGCCGGCGGGCTGATCGCGCAAGTCTTACCCGGAGCCGACGAAAAAGCGATCGCGGCGCTCGAGCGGCGCGCGCTCGCGATGCCGCCGATTACGACGATGATTGCGGAGGGTGCCGACGCGCACGCGCTGCTGCACGCGCTCGCGGGCGATGCGGTCCTGCGTTCGCACCGCAGCCTCGCCGTACGCTTCGCGTGCCGCTGCAATCGCGACAAAGTGGAGACGGCCCTCTTGGGCCTCGGCGTCACCGAACTGCGCCGTATGTTGGAAGAGCGTAAGGAAACGCAAGCGACGTGCGAGTTCTGCAAGAAACTCTACGTCTTTACCTCCGAAGAGGTAAACGACCTGATTACTCGATTGGAAACAGCTTAG
- the msrB gene encoding peptide-methionine (R)-S-oxide reductase MsrB translates to MKHDASPEVEKTEADWRKELSPEHYHILREAGTERAFSGELLVNHDSGLYRCGACGAELFTSDAKFDSHCGWPSFTKPQQQQNVRLLDDSSLGMRRTEVRCKRCDSHLGHVFDDGPGPEGTRYCINSLSLKFEKQ, encoded by the coding sequence ATGAAACACGATGCCTCGCCGGAAGTCGAGAAGACCGAAGCCGATTGGCGCAAGGAGCTCTCGCCCGAGCACTATCACATCCTGCGCGAAGCGGGTACGGAGCGGGCGTTTAGCGGCGAGTTGCTGGTAAATCACGATAGCGGGCTCTACCGCTGCGGTGCCTGCGGGGCCGAGCTCTTTACTTCCGATGCCAAATTCGACTCGCACTGTGGCTGGCCGAGCTTCACCAAACCCCAGCAGCAGCAAAACGTGCGGCTGCTGGACGATTCGAGCTTGGGAATGCGCCGGACGGAAGTCCGCTGCAAGCGCTGCGATTCACATCTCGGCCACGTTTTCGACGACGGCCCCGGCCCCGAGGGTACGCGTTACTGCATCAACTCGCTCTCTTTGAAGTTCGAGAAGCAATAG
- a CDS encoding FMN-binding negative transcriptional regulator, translating to MYIPAHNQLPDREAALRLIRDFPLGTIVSSAENGRPFVSYLPFVIADETPLTLLGHFARANPQWKELEGAEVLVAFHGAHGYISPRFYADRTRNVPTWNYSTVHCTGTVRLAAGDQTRPILRRLVEHVESGAPDSWSIDELDDEYFDRLQKAIVAFSIGVTDVTAKFKLSQNKSDGEPQHLIRALRATGRESDRLLADDMARANPLSS from the coding sequence ATGTACATACCGGCGCACAATCAGCTACCGGATCGCGAAGCCGCGCTGCGTCTGATTCGGGACTTTCCGCTCGGGACAATCGTCAGTTCCGCGGAGAACGGACGCCCGTTCGTTTCGTACCTGCCATTTGTCATTGCGGACGAGACGCCGCTCACGCTGCTCGGCCATTTCGCGCGCGCCAATCCGCAGTGGAAAGAACTCGAGGGCGCGGAGGTCCTCGTCGCCTTTCACGGCGCGCACGGGTACATCTCGCCGCGCTTTTATGCCGACCGTACCCGCAACGTTCCGACATGGAACTATTCGACCGTTCACTGCACCGGCACGGTTCGTCTAGCGGCCGGCGACCAAACCCGGCCGATACTGCGCCGCCTCGTCGAGCACGTGGAGTCCGGAGCCCCCGATTCGTGGAGCATCGACGAGTTGGACGATGAGTATTTCGACCGGCTTCAAAAAGCGATCGTCGCCTTTTCGATCGGCGTGACCGACGTAACCGCGAAGTTTAAACTGAGCCAAAACAAAAGCGACGGCGAACCCCAACATCTCATCCGCGCCCTACGCGCAACCGGTCGCGAATCGGACCGCCTGCTAGCCGACGACATGGCGCGAGCAAACCCCTTGTCATCCTGA
- a CDS encoding endonuclease MutS2 gives MDLADPRTLDTLDFASVRERVVGQTRTERGHTYASALAPLVDFAGVRAEQAATDAVRGLVESIDLHVGAARDTAAWTASAALGSTLAAAELRSVAEALAAAAAAFNKTRETPSEALAPITAPYRPLREVARDILDAIDERGAVMDRASPALARIRKSIVQSQSDARDRVAAMLRSAKYANAIQDSVVTIREGRFVVPIKAEFSGEFPGIVHDTSSSGQTLFVEPLAALESNNRLRTLRIEEEREVARVLAALSRIVGVNAAQIEANVEVLALLDVLVAKAQIARSMRALVPELVESATIAVYEGRHPLLGERAIPQSLQIDDATRLIVISGPNMGGKTVALKMVGLFVAMTYAGMQIPAGAGTQIGSFTRIFTDIGDEQSIAENASTFSAHLQRMREIISEADACSLVLVDEIGGGTEPTSGAALAVAILERLLAVRACGIVTTHATELKLFAHSTEGVANASVRFDPRTFAPTYHLDIGAPGQSLAFALARSRGIPPELIARAESLLSTRERDYEGALAELSEVNAGLQHDREALARDRAHLESLQNNLRARTEALERERRQFADAAETRMQQALREFAAELERRAALRGAQGERARVTPGQSALLSRTVDEMHRDLGIRPERSDARVTGRFEIDEPVRVLSFDQDATVIADNGQSVLVAIGAMRTVVPKSDLARRGAAVPGAKRRRAEAQAGMAKLEAATRTMAELDVRGKRFVDAEPIVERWIDEAVLAGSSPLRLIHGKGTGMLGRGLQEHLRAHPSVASLRYGDENEGGGGVTILELR, from the coding sequence ATGGATCTAGCGGACCCGCGGACACTCGATACGCTCGATTTTGCGAGCGTGCGCGAGCGCGTCGTCGGCCAAACGCGTACGGAGCGCGGGCATACCTACGCAAGCGCGCTCGCGCCGCTGGTCGATTTCGCGGGCGTGCGAGCGGAGCAGGCGGCGACCGATGCCGTCCGCGGATTGGTCGAGTCCATCGACCTGCACGTGGGCGCCGCGCGCGATACGGCCGCGTGGACGGCGAGCGCGGCGCTCGGCTCGACGTTGGCCGCCGCGGAGCTTCGGAGCGTAGCCGAGGCGCTTGCCGCCGCCGCCGCCGCTTTCAATAAAACGCGCGAAACGCCGAGCGAGGCGCTGGCCCCGATTACGGCGCCGTACCGGCCGCTGCGCGAGGTAGCGCGGGATATTCTCGATGCGATCGACGAGCGCGGCGCGGTGATGGACCGCGCGTCGCCGGCGCTCGCGCGCATTCGTAAGAGTATCGTGCAATCGCAGAGCGACGCGCGCGACCGAGTTGCAGCCATGCTGCGCTCGGCGAAGTACGCCAATGCCATTCAGGATTCGGTCGTCACGATTCGCGAGGGCCGCTTCGTGGTGCCGATCAAGGCCGAGTTCTCCGGCGAGTTTCCCGGAATCGTGCACGATACGAGTTCGAGCGGCCAAACGCTCTTCGTCGAGCCGCTCGCGGCTCTCGAATCGAACAATCGGCTGCGTACGCTGCGCATCGAAGAGGAGCGCGAAGTGGCGCGCGTGCTCGCCGCACTTTCGCGCATCGTCGGGGTAAATGCCGCGCAGATCGAAGCGAACGTCGAAGTGCTGGCGCTCCTCGACGTACTCGTAGCGAAGGCGCAGATCGCGCGGTCGATGCGGGCCCTGGTACCGGAGCTCGTCGAGAGCGCGACGATCGCCGTGTACGAGGGGCGTCATCCGCTTCTCGGAGAACGCGCGATTCCGCAGTCGCTGCAGATCGACGACGCGACGCGGCTGATCGTCATCAGCGGTCCGAACATGGGGGGCAAGACCGTCGCGCTCAAGATGGTCGGGCTCTTCGTCGCGATGACGTATGCGGGCATGCAGATTCCGGCCGGCGCCGGCACGCAGATCGGCAGCTTCACCCGGATCTTCACCGACATCGGCGACGAACAATCGATCGCCGAGAACGCTTCGACGTTTTCGGCGCATCTGCAGCGGATGCGCGAGATCATTTCGGAGGCCGACGCGTGCTCGCTCGTACTCGTCGACGAAATCGGCGGGGGGACGGAGCCCACGAGCGGCGCGGCCTTGGCGGTTGCGATTCTCGAGCGCCTGCTCGCGGTTCGTGCGTGCGGCATCGTGACGACACACGCGACCGAACTCAAGCTCTTCGCTCATTCGACCGAAGGCGTCGCGAACGCCTCGGTGCGTTTCGACCCGCGTACCTTCGCGCCGACCTATCACCTCGATATCGGCGCGCCCGGACAGTCGCTCGCCTTCGCACTCGCACGATCGCGCGGGATTCCGCCCGAGTTGATCGCGCGTGCCGAATCGCTGCTCTCTACCCGCGAACGGGACTACGAAGGCGCGCTCGCGGAGCTTTCCGAGGTCAACGCCGGTCTCCAACACGATCGGGAAGCGCTCGCGCGCGATCGCGCGCATCTCGAGTCGCTGCAGAACAACCTGCGCGCACGCACCGAGGCGCTCGAACGCGAACGCCGCCAGTTCGCCGATGCTGCCGAGACGCGCATGCAGCAGGCGCTGCGCGAATTCGCAGCCGAACTCGAGCGGCGCGCGGCGCTGCGAGGCGCGCAAGGCGAACGCGCGCGCGTAACGCCGGGGCAAAGCGCGCTGCTCTCGCGCACCGTCGACGAGATGCACCGCGATCTCGGTATCCGCCCGGAGCGTAGCGACGCGCGCGTGACCGGGCGATTCGAAATCGACGAGCCGGTTCGCGTGCTTTCGTTCGATCAGGATGCGACGGTCATCGCCGATAACGGGCAGTCGGTGCTCGTCGCGATCGGTGCGATGCGAACGGTAGTGCCCAAGAGCGACCTTGCGCGGCGCGGCGCGGCCGTCCCGGGTGCGAAGCGCCGGCGGGCCGAGGCCCAGGCGGGCATGGCAAAGCTCGAAGCCGCAACGCGGACGATGGCCGAGCTGGACGTTCGCGGCAAGCGGTTCGTCGATGCCGAGCCGATCGTCGAACGCTGGATCGACGAAGCGGTTCTCGCCGGCAGTTCCCCCTTGCGATTGATTCACGGCAAGGGTACGGGCATGCTCGGCCGCGGGCTGCAAGAGCACCTGCGCGCGCATCCGAGCGTTGCGAGCCTGCGCTACGGCGATGAAAACGAGGGAGGCGGCGGCGTCACCATCTTGGAATTGCGCTAG
- the aroQ gene encoding type II 3-dehydroquinate dehydratase, which translates to MLVIHGPNLNLLGEREPSVYGTQTLAQIDSAIAAAARDLGLETRSVQHNSEGAIVDELHAARSTYDAIVINPGAYTHYSYAIADAIAAIAIPVIEVHLSNVRARETFRANSVVAPVCVGSVAGFGANSYVLAVRAAAELLGPKSEKAR; encoded by the coding sequence GTGCTCGTCATACACGGCCCCAATCTCAACTTACTCGGCGAACGCGAGCCGAGCGTATACGGCACGCAAACGCTCGCGCAGATCGATTCCGCGATCGCGGCGGCCGCGCGCGACCTGGGATTGGAAACGCGCAGCGTGCAGCACAATAGCGAAGGCGCGATCGTCGACGAATTGCACGCCGCGCGATCGACCTACGATGCGATCGTTATCAACCCCGGTGCGTACACGCACTATTCGTACGCCATCGCCGACGCGATTGCGGCGATCGCGATTCCGGTGATCGAAGTGCACCTTTCCAACGTTCGCGCGCGCGAAACGTTCCGTGCCAACAGCGTCGTGGCGCCCGTATGCGTCGGCTCCGTCGCCGGATTCGGCGCCAACTCCTACGTACTCGCGGTTCGCGCGGCCGCCGAGCTACTGGGTCCAAAGTCGGAAAAAGCCCGGTAG
- the tyrS gene encoding tyrosine--tRNA ligase produces the protein MTAQELLDGFDHVETKAEFETRLKAATPLVIKLGLDPTSPDLHIGHAVVLRKMQQFVDDGHKVTLLIGDFTTRIGDPTGRNETRPPLSAEQIEANMRTYTDQAGKVLDMSRVSLRYNSEWLGKLALADLLRLLSQVTVAQMLARNDFDERYKGGVSISLHEFLYPVAQAYDSVALEADVELGGNDQLFNLLMGRHFQAHARQRQQICMTVPLLEGLDGTRKMSKSYGNYVGLTESAQTQFGKLMSIPDTIVPRYARLAAFRSQSACDALAAGLAAGTLAPMEEKKRLAREVVARYHGAEAAREACEYFERTIQRKEIPTENVPELRVGDARRVVDLIVGAGFAESKRAAERLISGNGVRVDGILVSDPKAPWASPDPAVLSVGSRRFVRVLPNER, from the coding sequence ATGACCGCCCAAGAATTGCTCGACGGGTTCGACCACGTCGAGACGAAAGCCGAATTCGAAACGCGCCTCAAGGCCGCGACGCCGCTCGTCATTAAGCTGGGTCTCGATCCCACCTCGCCGGACCTGCACATCGGCCACGCCGTCGTGCTGCGCAAGATGCAGCAATTCGTCGACGACGGTCACAAGGTTACGCTGCTGATCGGCGATTTCACGACGCGCATCGGGGATCCGACCGGGCGCAACGAGACGCGGCCTCCGCTAAGCGCCGAGCAAATCGAAGCGAACATGCGCACCTACACGGACCAGGCGGGCAAAGTGCTCGACATGTCGCGCGTGTCTCTACGGTATAACTCGGAGTGGTTGGGTAAACTCGCGCTCGCCGACCTTCTGCGGCTCCTCTCGCAAGTCACGGTGGCGCAAATGCTCGCGCGCAACGATTTCGACGAGCGGTACAAGGGCGGCGTTTCGATCTCGCTGCACGAGTTTCTCTATCCGGTGGCGCAGGCGTACGACAGCGTCGCGCTCGAAGCCGATGTGGAACTCGGAGGAAACGATCAGCTCTTCAACCTGCTGATGGGGCGGCATTTTCAAGCGCACGCGCGGCAGCGCCAGCAGATTTGCATGACCGTGCCGCTGCTCGAGGGCCTCGACGGAACGCGCAAAATGTCGAAGTCGTACGGCAACTACGTCGGCCTTACCGAATCCGCGCAAACGCAATTCGGCAAATTGATGTCGATTCCGGATACGATCGTGCCGCGCTATGCGCGCCTGGCTGCGTTCCGGTCACAGAGCGCGTGCGACGCGCTGGCGGCGGGACTCGCGGCCGGAACGCTCGCGCCGATGGAAGAGAAGAAGCGGCTCGCGCGGGAGGTCGTAGCTCGCTATCACGGTGCGGAGGCCGCCCGCGAAGCGTGCGAGTATTTCGAACGCACGATTCAGCGCAAGGAGATTCCGACCGAGAACGTCCCGGAACTGCGCGTGGGGGACGCTCGCCGCGTCGTGGACCTGATCGTCGGCGCCGGATTCGCCGAGAGCAAGCGCGCCGCCGAGCGACTAATCTCGGGGAACGGCGTGCGGGTGGATGGTATACTCGTCTCCGACCCGAAGGCGCCCTGGGCGTCGCCCGATCCCGCCGTGCTCTCGGTCGGATCGCGCCGATTCGTTCGCGTTCTTCCCAACGAAAGGTAA
- a CDS encoding ribonuclease HI family protein, with amino-acid sequence MNSLFESTPVQVTLFADGGSRGNPGPAASGAVLLTPDGTVIGEVGRFLGIATNNVAEWSAVLFGLQAALELGITTIAIRLDSELVVKQLTGEYRVKHPDLQPLHRQVTALLRRFSHVDLKHVPRKQNKLADAVVNRVLDQERPSSTK; translated from the coding sequence ATGAATTCGCTCTTCGAATCGACTCCGGTGCAGGTGACGCTTTTCGCCGACGGCGGCTCGCGCGGTAACCCGGGACCGGCCGCGAGCGGCGCCGTGCTCCTGACCCCCGACGGCACCGTGATCGGCGAGGTCGGGCGCTTTCTGGGCATCGCGACCAATAACGTCGCGGAGTGGAGCGCCGTGCTCTTCGGCTTGCAAGCCGCGTTGGAGCTGGGCATCACGACCATCGCAATTCGTTTGGATAGCGAACTCGTGGTCAAGCAGCTTACCGGCGAATATCGCGTGAAGCACCCCGATCTTCAGCCGCTGCACCGCCAGGTGACCGCGCTGCTGCGACGGTTCTCGCACGTCGATCTCAAGCACGTGCCGCGCAAGCAGAACAAACTTGCGGATGCCGTCGTCAATCGGGTTCTCGACCAGGAGCGTCCTTCGTCAACCAAGTAA